Proteins encoded by one window of Sulfurospirillum barnesii SES-3:
- a CDS encoding DUF5644 domain-containing protein produces MECKLELSVFRFDAKTDFLPYYTKHFITIDKNQSVRDLLAFIQAQEGGFDYPKDEFSALKINGKALFSDASLDGIVERFGKSLILEPLSTKRVVKDLIINTDDFYQKFDLLDAFVDAKDKPLFQSYIIYHYASAVLDFVEDFQGDALFAFAYDMIQKHPKQKHAILEVVANEHTGVFLHVKLCNKIYPCGAEVEQKIIELQNEIMQHHPLTSPLVKKLSHAITLL; encoded by the coding sequence ATGGAGTGCAAGCTCGAACTTAGCGTTTTTCGTTTTGACGCTAAAACGGATTTTTTACCCTACTACACAAAACATTTTATCACGATAGATAAAAACCAAAGTGTGCGTGATCTTTTGGCATTCATTCAAGCCCAAGAAGGTGGTTTTGACTACCCAAAAGATGAATTTTCTGCTTTAAAAATCAATGGTAAAGCACTTTTTAGTGATGCCTCGCTTGATGGCATAGTAGAGCGTTTTGGCAAAAGTTTAATCTTAGAACCACTCAGCACCAAACGTGTTGTAAAAGATTTAATCATTAATACCGATGATTTTTACCAAAAATTTGACCTCCTTGATGCCTTTGTGGATGCAAAAGATAAACCGCTTTTTCAAAGCTATATCATCTATCACTATGCTTCAGCTGTGCTTGATTTTGTAGAAGATTTTCAAGGGGATGCCTTGTTTGCTTTTGCTTACGATATGATTCAAAAACATCCTAAACAAAAACATGCCATTCTCGAAGTCGTGGCAAATGAACACACAGGTGTTTTTTTACATGTAAAGCTGTGCAATAAAATTTACCCCTGTGGCGCAGAAGTTGAGCAAAAAATCATTGAGCTTCAAAATGAAATCATGCAGCATCACCCATTAACCTCTCCTCTGGTTAAAAAACTTTCGCACGCTATTACTCTTTTGTAA
- a CDS encoding class II SORL domain-containing protein produces MPKINRYVDIDTVEREAKKDYIDRHSPFIACEPTAKQNEPFKVTIKVGNVYSHPDDFDHYIANVQLYNGETLLARADFVSGTLGGQDKKGQAEVTFTIIPTGKKLNLVAHSYCTKHGVWESEPVEVSVAE; encoded by the coding sequence ATGCCAAAAATCAATCGTTATGTTGATATTGACACCGTTGAGAGAGAAGCGAAAAAAGACTATATCGATAGACACTCTCCGTTCATCGCCTGTGAGCCCACAGCAAAGCAAAATGAGCCATTTAAAGTAACTATCAAAGTAGGCAATGTTTATTCACACCCTGATGATTTTGACCATTACATCGCCAATGTACAACTTTACAATGGTGAAACCTTGCTCGCTAGAGCTGATTTTGTCTCAGGAACGCTTGGCGGTCAAGATAAAAAAGGGCAAGCTGAAGTGACATTTACCATCATCCCAACAGGGAAAAAACTCAACCTTGTAGCACACAGTTACTGCACCAAACACGGTGTTTGGGAAAGTGAGCCAGTTGAGGTAAGCGTAGCAGAGTAA
- the thiM gene encoding hydroxyethylthiazole kinase: protein MDIKTHIHEAFAALENTTPLIHHITNYVTVNECANVVLAIGASPIMASEISEVAQMVGFAQALVLNIGTANTQSIEAMLEAGRAANAQGIPVVLDPVGVGATTFRRQSVARLLEQIRFSVIRGNMAEMKTLAGLETKSSGVDSLEDESDALSIAQGLAKKLNCVIAITGKEDVVCDGTHAYTLCNGDEALRSVTGTGCMSSSLIGSFLGATNNPLLSAILGISTMSLAGELADKSKGMGTFRISLFDRISKMNASLVLEKARIYLKG, encoded by the coding sequence ATGGATATAAAAACACACATACACGAGGCTTTTGCTGCCCTAGAAAACACCACACCCCTGATTCATCATATTACCAATTATGTGACGGTTAATGAGTGTGCCAATGTGGTGTTAGCCATTGGTGCTTCACCTATTATGGCAAGTGAAATCAGTGAAGTAGCTCAAATGGTAGGATTTGCTCAGGCATTGGTCTTAAATATTGGTACCGCCAATACCCAGAGTATTGAGGCAATGCTCGAAGCTGGACGTGCGGCGAATGCTCAGGGTATTCCTGTGGTTTTAGACCCTGTAGGTGTTGGTGCAACAACCTTTCGTCGCCAAAGCGTGGCACGGTTGCTAGAGCAGATTCGCTTTAGTGTGATTCGTGGCAATATGGCGGAGATGAAAACCTTAGCAGGATTGGAAACCAAAAGTTCGGGGGTGGATTCACTTGAAGATGAAAGTGATGCGCTTAGTATTGCTCAGGGATTAGCTAAAAAATTAAACTGTGTGATAGCCATTACAGGCAAAGAAGATGTTGTGTGTGATGGCACACACGCGTATACACTTTGCAATGGTGATGAAGCACTAAGAAGTGTGACAGGCACAGGATGCATGAGTAGCTCATTGATTGGCAGTTTTTTAGGAGCAACAAACAATCCTTTGCTCAGTGCTATTTTAGGAATTTCTACTATGTCTCTTGCTGGCGAATTGGCAGATAAAAGTAAAGGTATGGGTACTTTTCGTATTTCATTATTTGATAGGATAAGCAAAATGAATGCTTCATTGGTGCTTGAAAAAGCACGTATATATTTAAAAGGCTAA
- a CDS encoding EAL domain-containing protein, which translates to MESGFKQCIENAKSLTLLYVEDNVGVRAGSMLIFEEFFGSVIEAVDAEDGLEKFKKYPVDLVITDINMPKMSGLEMAERMRKMSPNTPILILSAYNDTPYFVESIRLGVEGYLLKPVEIGQFMEVLSRVIAKIHLQNENQKIQMLLSQYLDVTNKSAIVSKTNKEGVITYVNDAFCSISGFNRHEIIGQKHNIIHHPDMPDDFFEALWKSIKSGNLWQGVIKNRSKSGSSYYVKSAIKPILDIQGEIVEYIALNNDITEIMNPKKQLFDYLSVSKESIVVLFKIENFATIEEFYGNELMELLEKRLSEKLFVGVSSICPFKKIYLLGSGEYAIAIEKSQCPLDVEHFCQKIKEFLQLIESSTIHLNEIEYNVSLLASLAYGGKEPYQSAHYGIKKLEKKRTNFILATNLIVEMQTQAEVNMGIMIAVKEALKSSNIVSHFQPIVDNKTQKIIKFESLVRLINQNGTLWHPSDFLDVSKKGRYYTQITQRVLENSFEALYDTTAGISINLSAVDIEEKATREKIISLLEVHKNEVHRVTFELLEDANVKEFDVIKRFIQEVKERGVNIAIDDFGSGYSNFGRLLDYEPDMIKIDGSLVRNLATDSYSLSIVKTIVGFAKEHQIKTVAEFVEDETIFTILCAIGVDYSQGYYFGKPQLIQAYKDTEGF; encoded by the coding sequence ATGGAGTCTGGGTTTAAACAATGTATTGAAAATGCTAAAAGTCTAACACTCTTGTATGTTGAGGATAATGTGGGTGTGCGAGCGGGTTCTATGCTTATTTTTGAAGAGTTTTTTGGTTCTGTTATTGAGGCTGTTGATGCTGAAGATGGGCTTGAAAAATTTAAAAAATACCCTGTTGATTTGGTTATTACCGATATAAATATGCCTAAGATGAGTGGTCTTGAGATGGCTGAGCGTATGCGAAAAATGAGTCCCAATACACCTATTTTAATTCTATCTGCATACAACGATACCCCTTATTTTGTTGAAAGTATTCGTTTAGGTGTCGAGGGCTATCTTTTGAAACCTGTTGAAATTGGGCAGTTTATGGAAGTGTTAAGCCGTGTGATTGCGAAAATTCATTTACAAAATGAAAATCAAAAAATACAGATGCTCCTAAGCCAATACCTTGATGTCACCAATAAAAGTGCCATTGTTTCTAAGACCAATAAAGAAGGGGTGATTACCTATGTCAATGATGCTTTTTGTTCGATTTCTGGTTTTAATCGTCATGAAATCATAGGTCAAAAGCACAACATTATCCATCATCCTGATATGCCAGATGATTTTTTTGAGGCACTGTGGAAGAGTATTAAAAGTGGAAATTTATGGCAAGGAGTGATTAAAAATCGTAGTAAATCAGGCAGCAGTTATTATGTGAAAAGTGCCATAAAACCTATTTTAGATATACAAGGTGAGATTGTTGAGTATATTGCTTTAAACAATGATATTACCGAAATTATGAATCCAAAAAAACAACTTTTTGATTATTTAAGTGTTAGCAAAGAGTCTATTGTAGTGTTATTTAAAATAGAAAATTTTGCGACCATTGAAGAGTTTTATGGCAATGAATTAATGGAGCTTTTGGAAAAGCGATTGTCTGAAAAACTCTTTGTAGGCGTCTCTTCTATTTGTCCGTTTAAAAAAATATATTTACTAGGCTCAGGTGAGTATGCTATTGCCATTGAAAAAAGTCAATGCCCTTTGGATGTAGAGCATTTTTGCCAAAAAATTAAAGAATTTTTACAACTCATTGAGTCTTCCACAATTCATCTTAATGAAATTGAATACAATGTCTCTTTATTGGCAAGTTTGGCATACGGTGGTAAAGAGCCTTATCAGAGTGCGCATTATGGCATTAAAAAACTTGAGAAAAAAAGAACCAATTTTATTTTAGCAACGAATTTGATTGTAGAGATGCAAACACAAGCTGAAGTGAATATGGGCATTATGATTGCAGTTAAAGAGGCATTAAAATCTTCTAATATTGTGTCACATTTTCAACCCATTGTTGATAATAAAACACAAAAAATTATTAAGTTTGAATCTTTGGTGCGATTAATCAACCAAAATGGTACGCTTTGGCATCCTTCTGATTTTCTTGACGTCTCTAAAAAAGGGCGCTATTATACGCAAATTACACAGCGTGTTTTAGAAAACTCCTTTGAAGCCCTTTATGATACCACTGCTGGTATTAGCATTAATTTATCAGCCGTTGATATTGAAGAAAAAGCCACACGTGAAAAGATTATATCGCTTTTAGAAGTCCATAAAAATGAGGTTCATCGTGTGACTTTTGAGTTGCTAGAAGATGCCAATGTGAAAGAATTTGATGTGATTAAACGATTTATTCAAGAGGTCAAAGAGCGTGGTGTGAACATTGCCATTGATGATTTTGGAAGTGGTTATTCTAATTTTGGACGCTTACTGGATTATGAGCCTGATATGATTAAAATAGACGGAAGTCTTGTCCGAAATTTAGCTACGGATTCTTATTCCCTCTCTATTGTGAAAACCATTGTTGGATTTGCCAAAGAGCATCAGATTAAAACCGTGGCAGAATTTGTTGAAGATGAGACTATTTTTACCATTTTGTGCGCCATAGGGGTCGATTATTCACAAGGGTACTATTTTGGAAAACCCCAGTTGATTCAGGCGTATAAAGATACAGAAGGCTTTTAG
- the thiD gene encoding bifunctional hydroxymethylpyrimidine kinase/phosphomethylpyrimidine kinase yields the protein MKHCLTIAGSDSSGGAGIQADLKAFSANGVFGMSVITAITAQNTQGVFDVQDVSSSMIAHQIEAIFDDIRVDAIKIGMVSRLETIEIIAKTLKKYSLPPLVIDPVMVSKSGYNLLAPQAQKALIEFLVPMATLLTPNIPEAEVMVGYKINTLALMKRAAEDLHTLGCTYVLVKGGHLEEDATDVLFDGESFYCLHVKRLETKNTHGTGCTLSSAIAANLAKGMRVKEAVEEAKAYITEAITHGFALGKGVGPVHHFYALYKKAGIKE from the coding sequence ATGAAACATTGTTTAACAATTGCAGGTTCAGATAGTAGCGGAGGGGCTGGAATTCAAGCTGATTTAAAAGCATTTAGTGCCAATGGTGTTTTTGGAATGAGTGTGATTACGGCTATTACTGCACAAAATACGCAAGGTGTCTTTGATGTACAAGATGTGAGCTCTTCCATGATAGCCCATCAAATCGAAGCTATTTTTGATGACATTCGTGTTGATGCCATTAAGATTGGTATGGTCTCACGCCTTGAAACGATTGAAATCATTGCAAAAACACTCAAAAAATACTCACTCCCACCCCTTGTCATAGACCCTGTTATGGTTTCAAAAAGTGGATACAACCTTTTAGCCCCCCAAGCTCAAAAAGCGCTGATTGAGTTTTTAGTGCCGATGGCAACCCTGCTGACTCCCAATATTCCTGAAGCCGAAGTGATGGTTGGTTATAAGATTAACACGCTAGCGCTTATGAAACGAGCTGCAGAGGATTTGCACACACTAGGATGCACGTATGTTTTGGTGAAAGGGGGGCATTTAGAAGAAGATGCCACGGATGTTTTATTTGATGGAGAATCGTTTTATTGTTTACATGTAAAGCGTTTAGAGACCAAAAATACGCATGGCACAGGGTGTACACTTTCCTCCGCCATTGCTGCAAATTTAGCAAAAGGTATGCGTGTAAAAGAAGCCGTAGAAGAGGCAAAAGCATACATCACTGAAGCCATAACACATGGATTTGCCCTTGGAAAAGGGGTTGGACCTGTTCACCATTTTTACGCTTTGTATAAAAAAGCGGGCATAAAGGAGTAG
- a CDS encoding cation:proton antiporter yields the protein MENLIFLAHVMLLMVLSPILSRFFRIPTPVVEILLGSLAVWIGLLHVGNEVFRDLAKIGFFYLMFLAGLEIDIQRFLHYRDRFLKKALLYFFCLYAISFILYLFFNLSPVYIVAIPIVSLGMIMALINQHGREHRWLELSLIIGVIGELISIGALVIFDGAITHGLGWHFAKSILILIAVFFATYFLFQFLKIIFWWYPNLKRMIMPNNDTMQQSLRFSMALFFVLIATMQWLEIDMVLGAFLAGIFISNFFAHKKELPHQLSMFGFGFLVPLFFIFVGTTLDLNLVLTPHILIHALWIVLAMVGARMFSSFAAYYSYLGLKGTILFSLGDSMPLTFLVAIATIAVKNGAIGENEYASFIVAALMEGVLIMILIQVLMHLFKRYEQKNEGTQH from the coding sequence TTGGAAAATCTTATCTTTTTAGCGCATGTTATGCTCCTAATGGTTCTCTCTCCTATTCTCTCTCGATTTTTTCGTATTCCTACCCCTGTGGTTGAAATTTTACTTGGCTCTTTAGCTGTATGGATAGGATTGTTACATGTAGGCAATGAAGTCTTCCGAGATCTAGCCAAAATCGGCTTTTTTTATCTTATGTTTTTAGCAGGATTAGAGATTGACATTCAGCGTTTTTTGCATTACCGTGATCGTTTTTTAAAAAAAGCACTTTTATATTTTTTCTGTTTATATGCGATTTCTTTCATTTTATACCTCTTTTTTAACCTTTCTCCTGTTTATATTGTTGCGATTCCGATTGTCTCTTTAGGAATGATTATGGCGCTGATTAATCAGCATGGACGAGAGCATCGTTGGTTAGAACTCTCATTGATTATTGGTGTGATTGGTGAGTTGATTAGTATTGGAGCGCTTGTTATTTTTGATGGTGCGATTACTCATGGGCTTGGATGGCACTTTGCAAAAAGTATTTTAATTTTAATCGCTGTCTTTTTTGCAACGTACTTTTTGTTTCAATTTTTAAAAATTATTTTTTGGTGGTATCCCAATTTAAAACGTATGATTATGCCAAATAATGACACCATGCAACAGAGTTTGCGCTTTAGTATGGCACTCTTCTTTGTGTTAATAGCCACCATGCAATGGTTAGAAATTGATATGGTACTAGGAGCCTTTCTTGCTGGAATTTTTATCTCTAACTTTTTTGCGCATAAAAAAGAGCTCCCACATCAGCTTTCAATGTTTGGATTTGGCTTTTTGGTTCCACTGTTCTTTATCTTTGTTGGAACAACACTTGATTTAAATTTGGTATTAACCCCTCACATCTTAATTCACGCACTTTGGATTGTTCTTGCTATGGTTGGAGCAAGAATGTTCAGCTCTTTTGCTGCGTACTACAGTTATTTGGGACTAAAAGGCACCATTCTTTTCTCACTAGGTGATTCAATGCCCTTAACCTTTTTGGTTGCGATTGCTACCATCGCGGTTAAAAATGGTGCCATTGGTGAAAATGAATACGCTTCTTTTATCGTAGCAGCCTTGATGGAAGGCGTTTTAATTATGATTTTGATTCAAGTCTTAATGCATCTTTTTAAACGGTATGAACAAAAAAATGAAGGTACCCAACATTAA
- a CDS encoding sensor histidine kinase — protein MLNKISFSRFLTFVTMMLLAITLLFYLFFSYTKNEIVSHFEFTRLEEVREVSHNISTYILSMQDKGDLYQTLRHSPEQREALERFLATFQTQKIKNIFLVDQPDVHSILFRVLLDGGEEKSDKFHFEERFEPENSLWLKVLYTRTPQVIYQKESVDSLWATLLYPLVQKDGSVAILALDFSKEHYEKVVSSLVGLEHFLQTMVLFLLLIFAIMIFVIRMDKRREEQKNEVQKALEKLNLTLEERVQEEVEKNRQKDQHLIQQSRLASMGEMINMIAHQWRQPLSAIASSVEGLRLKMTLNKFDEKLFEEKLCDINRYVYYLSQTIDDFRHFFKGSKAKKSVTLESIVEKVLSIVHDALNHKQIEIILEFHAHTDFMTYPNEMMQVLVNLIKNAEDVLLENSVEQPWIKIATYKTQTELILEVSDNGGGIPPEIMAHIFEPYFSTKTQKDGTGIGLYMSQKIVEEHCGGKLNVTNGDKGAIFTLLFSLSE, from the coding sequence ATGTTGAATAAAATCAGCTTTTCACGCTTTTTAACCTTTGTTACGATGATGCTTTTGGCGATAACACTTCTGTTTTATCTTTTTTTCTCTTATACGAAAAATGAGATTGTAAGCCATTTTGAATTCACACGATTAGAAGAAGTGCGTGAGGTATCGCATAATATTTCGACGTATATATTAAGTATGCAAGACAAGGGAGATTTATACCAAACTTTGCGGCACTCTCCAGAACAAAGAGAAGCATTAGAGCGTTTTCTTGCAACGTTTCAAACACAAAAAATAAAAAATATTTTTTTGGTTGACCAACCTGATGTGCACTCTATTTTGTTTCGTGTTTTACTAGATGGTGGAGAAGAAAAAAGCGATAAATTTCATTTTGAAGAGCGTTTTGAACCTGAAAATAGTTTATGGCTTAAGGTACTTTATACACGTACACCTCAAGTGATTTATCAAAAAGAGAGTGTTGATTCTCTTTGGGCAACCTTGTTATATCCACTGGTGCAAAAAGATGGCAGTGTCGCTATTTTGGCGTTGGATTTTTCAAAAGAGCATTATGAAAAGGTCGTCTCATCTCTGGTTGGGTTGGAACATTTTCTTCAAACGATGGTTCTTTTTTTATTGCTTATTTTTGCCATTATGATTTTTGTAATACGTATGGACAAGCGACGTGAAGAACAAAAAAATGAAGTTCAAAAAGCGCTTGAAAAACTTAATCTAACATTGGAAGAACGGGTTCAAGAAGAGGTTGAAAAAAACAGACAAAAAGACCAACACCTTATTCAGCAATCCCGTTTGGCATCAATGGGAGAAATGATTAATATGATTGCGCATCAGTGGCGCCAGCCTCTTAGTGCCATTGCTTCCTCGGTAGAGGGCTTGCGTTTAAAAATGACACTCAATAAGTTTGATGAAAAACTGTTTGAAGAAAAATTGTGTGACATTAATAGATACGTTTACTATTTAAGCCAAACGATTGATGATTTTAGGCATTTTTTTAAAGGAAGCAAAGCTAAAAAAAGTGTTACGTTGGAGAGTATTGTTGAGAAGGTTTTAAGCATTGTTCATGATGCCTTAAATCATAAACAAATTGAAATTATTTTAGAGTTTCATGCGCACACAGACTTTATGACCTATCCCAATGAAATGATGCAAGTTCTCGTGAATTTAATCAAGAATGCAGAAGATGTATTGTTGGAAAACAGTGTTGAGCAACCATGGATTAAGATAGCAACCTATAAAACACAAACAGAATTAATCCTAGAAGTCAGTGATAATGGTGGAGGCATACCTCCTGAGATTATGGCACATATTTTTGAACCTTATTTTAGTACCAAAACCCAAAAAGATGGAACAGGGATTGGTTTGTACATGAGTCAAAAAATTGTTGAAGAGCATTGTGGTGGAAAGTTGAACGTCACAAATGGTGATAAAGGCGCCATTTTTACGTTATTATTTTCACTGAGTGAATAA
- the truD gene encoding tRNA pseudouridine(13) synthase TruD — translation MIRQFFLTHSPINATFTKNSSDFVVSEIPLYPFSGEGEHLVLHVRKKDMTTWDMLQYLSEVTGCKVRDFGYAGLKDKEGMTTQYVSLHKSFEPKLANFSHEKIKILDTTYHNNKIRTGHLKGNRFFVRLKKVSHIDAKKLQDGLKKIAKEGFPNFFGYQRFGIDGDNYLKGKAILEGSRKERNPKMKEFFINAYQSYLFNNWLSKRIEISRLIEEFNVSDGVRSTNLPKEMVENLKKQPQFFKMMHGDVLHHYPAGKAFVCENVDEELPRFLERGISIAGWLLGGKNIRAEHEAGVIEQEMFKECEPFLDKLNGSRRFAWSFAEEVEGVYKEEEAWFEMHFSLPKGSYATVIIEELTKQFKDL, via the coding sequence ATGATACGACAATTCTTTCTCACCCATTCACCCATAAATGCTACATTCACCAAAAACAGCAGTGACTTTGTGGTGAGTGAAATTCCCCTTTATCCCTTTAGTGGTGAGGGCGAGCATTTGGTTTTACATGTAAGAAAAAAAGATATGACTACATGGGATATGTTGCAATACTTAAGTGAAGTCACAGGGTGTAAAGTACGTGATTTTGGGTATGCTGGGCTTAAAGACAAAGAGGGTATGACCACACAGTATGTCTCTCTTCATAAGAGTTTTGAGCCAAAACTTGCCAATTTTTCGCATGAAAAAATTAAGATTTTAGATACGACGTACCATAACAATAAAATACGCACAGGACATCTTAAAGGCAACCGCTTTTTTGTACGCCTTAAAAAAGTCAGCCACATTGATGCGAAAAAACTTCAAGATGGGCTTAAAAAAATTGCCAAAGAGGGCTTTCCAAACTTTTTTGGCTACCAGCGTTTTGGCATTGATGGCGATAATTACCTTAAAGGCAAAGCTATTTTAGAGGGAAGCAGAAAAGAGCGAAACCCTAAGATGAAAGAGTTTTTTATTAATGCGTATCAAAGCTATTTGTTTAACAATTGGCTCTCTAAGCGCATTGAAATCAGTCGCTTGATTGAAGAGTTTAATGTGAGTGATGGCGTACGCTCTACCAATTTACCTAAAGAAATGGTCGAAAATCTTAAAAAACAACCCCAATTCTTTAAAATGATGCATGGTGATGTCTTGCACCACTACCCAGCAGGAAAAGCCTTTGTGTGTGAAAATGTGGACGAAGAACTCCCCCGCTTTTTAGAGCGAGGCATTAGCATTGCAGGCTGGTTACTCGGTGGTAAAAACATTCGTGCAGAGCATGAAGCGGGTGTGATTGAGCAAGAGATGTTTAAAGAGTGTGAGCCTTTTTTAGACAAACTCAATGGAAGCAGACGTTTTGCATGGAGTTTTGCAGAAGAGGTTGAGGGCGTTTATAAAGAGGAAGAGGCATGGTTTGAGATGCACTTTTCACTTCCCAAAGGCTCTTATGCGACCGTAATTATAGAAGAATTGACAAAGCAGTTTAAAGATTTATAA
- a CDS encoding thiamine-phosphate kinase, giving the protein MSKEAFFISHFGSKHIGDDGAVVGNYVYSKDLFCEDIHFKRAWMSLEQIAQKSMLVNLSDAIAMNAKPCYALIGVVLPKQFSHAQLTELARGFEAMAKRYGVEIIGGDTTAGEKMMISITIVSTLQGKALERKNAKVGDLVAYTGKLGHSYKGLTRLLRGGSLSKKTRFIRPTLKANFVYKSAKYLSSGMDISDGLSKDLSRLLKESGNVGLHVKKKLPKRLLCSGEEYEMLFSFNPRHKQGILRIAQQTRTKINIIGHVARKRYRCVCKEHHF; this is encoded by the coding sequence ATGTCAAAAGAGGCGTTTTTTATCTCCCATTTTGGAAGCAAACACATTGGCGATGATGGAGCTGTTGTGGGAAATTATGTCTACTCAAAAGACTTGTTTTGTGAGGATATTCATTTTAAACGCGCATGGATGAGTTTAGAGCAAATTGCGCAAAAAAGTATGTTAGTGAACCTCTCCGATGCCATTGCCATGAATGCAAAACCGTGCTACGCACTTATTGGTGTGGTGCTTCCCAAACAGTTTAGCCATGCACAACTTACAGAGCTTGCACGTGGTTTTGAAGCTATGGCAAAGCGTTACGGTGTTGAAATTATTGGAGGCGATACCACCGCAGGCGAAAAAATGATGATTTCCATTACAATTGTCTCCACGCTTCAAGGTAAAGCTTTAGAACGAAAAAATGCCAAAGTGGGTGATTTAGTAGCATACACGGGAAAACTGGGGCATTCGTATAAGGGGCTCACTCGCCTGCTTCGAGGCGGTTCTCTTTCAAAAAAAACACGGTTTATAAGACCAACATTGAAAGCAAATTTTGTTTACAAAAGCGCAAAATACTTAAGTTCAGGCATGGACATCTCCGATGGACTCTCCAAAGACCTCTCACGCCTTTTAAAAGAGAGTGGTAATGTGGGGTTACATGTAAAGAAAAAACTTCCCAAACGGCTTTTGTGCAGCGGAGAAGAGTATGAAATGCTTTTTAGTTTTAATCCCCGTCATAAACAGGGCATATTACGCATTGCACAGCAGACACGAACGAAAATTAACATCATCGGACACGTAGCACGAAAACGCTACCGATGTGTGTGCAAAGAACACCATTTTTAA
- a CDS encoding sel1 repeat family protein has translation MKQITCIFFVISFVLLFIGCGKGPTIDPEQIAYNTSMRIKKTSIEFSGDDDTHINVLEQKCKELHELDACYMAGLYYEKQVKTNSAMLDKAFYYYNLGCFHFYDGGFLKKKLEYKTDGYCCLGQARIFKKKENISTFYQPLAAMQLKRAADYYYSQEDFEQALEYYLATIQKAKLYDANIYYILSQMALKGEGQEVDYKLSKEYYYKYLPKDALKLPNMELLKTLIFSRFENQSDNVHIEERITLNENGTIEEVILTKQSEDEIINQEFIKQSKEKIYHPIPSVYGIKTMIVPVNFVIKFNE, from the coding sequence ATGAAGCAGATAACATGTATTTTTTTTGTTATAAGCTTCGTATTGTTATTCATTGGTTGTGGGAAAGGTCCAACAATCGATCCAGAACAAATTGCATATAACACAAGTATGAGAATAAAAAAAACTAGTATTGAATTTTCAGGAGACGATGATACGCATATTAATGTTCTGGAACAAAAGTGTAAAGAACTCCATGAACTCGATGCATGTTATATGGCAGGCTTATACTATGAAAAGCAAGTTAAAACTAATAGTGCAATGCTAGACAAAGCTTTTTATTATTATAACTTAGGGTGTTTTCATTTTTATGATGGTGGTTTTTTGAAAAAAAAATTAGAATATAAAACAGATGGATATTGTTGCCTTGGACAAGCAAGAATTTTTAAAAAGAAAGAAAATATATCTACATTTTATCAACCTTTGGCAGCCATGCAACTTAAAAGGGCAGCAGATTATTACTACAGTCAAGAGGATTTTGAACAAGCTTTAGAATACTATTTGGCCACGATTCAAAAAGCTAAATTATATGATGCCAACATTTATTACATATTAAGTCAAATGGCATTGAAGGGTGAAGGACAAGAAGTTGATTATAAGCTATCTAAAGAATATTATTATAAATATCTTCCAAAAGATGCTTTGAAATTACCAAATATGGAATTGCTTAAGACGTTAATATTTTCAAGATTCGAAAATCAGAGTGATAACGTACATATTGAAGAAAGAATAACGTTAAATGAAAATGGTACTATTGAAGAAGTTATTTTGACAAAACAATCAGAAGATGAGATCATTAATCAAGAGTTTATAAAGCAAAGTAAAGAAAAAATATATCATCCAATCCCTAGTGTGTATGGTATCAAAACAATGATCGTACCAGTGAATTTTGTAATTAAATTTAATGAATAA